GCACCGTCGAGTACTACCTGAACGACCGGTACTTTGACTTCCTGAAAACCGAAGTGATGCCCCTCATCGAGTCCACCTATGCCGTGCGAACCGATCCAGAGGGAAGAGGCATGTGGGGGGCTTCTCTGGGTGGTCTGATCAGCCTGTATACCGCCAGCCAGCACCCCGAGGTCTTCCGGCATGTGGTGGCCCACTCGGGGGCGTTTCTGGCCGAACCGGGAAGGGTGGATTTTGATGCTTACGAGGCCCACCCTTGGCTCCTTGATCATCTGAAACTCAACCCACCAGAGCACCTGAGGGTTTCGCTGGACACCGGAACCATCGAATGGCTGTGTCCGGTGAACCGCAAAATGGCCTCCCTGATGCATGAACTGGGCATCCGGCACCAGTACCGCGAGCACCAGAGCGGTCACAACTGGGTGACGTGGCGCAACGCCATCCCAGAGGCGATGCTTTACATTCTGGGTGTGTGAACAAGTGGTGCCTCAGTGAACATTGCCGAAGTGCTGGAAGGCTTCAAAACGGTTTTTGAAGGAGACCGCCCCAGACTCCTGTGGACGGCCACGGTCATGACCCTGCAAATCAGCCTCAGTGCCCTTGGGGTGGGACTGGTTGCAGGGGGGCTGATTGCGGTGCTCAGGCTCTGGAGGGTTCCAGTGCTGTCACAACTCGGGCATGCTTACGTGACTTTTGTGCGGGGCATTCCCCTGATTGTGCAGCTCAGCGTGGTGTATTACGGACTTCCTGCCCTCGGGATTTATCTGGATGCTTTTCCTGCTGCCGTGCTGGCTCTGGGTCTGTACTCGGCGGCCTATGTCTCCGAGATCATCCGGGGCGGCCTGCAAAGCATTCCCAGAGGTCAGATCGAAGCGGCGCGCAGTCTGGGCCTCAGCAACCTCCAGACCCTGCAATCGGTGATCCTGCCACAAGCCATGATGTTCATTTTGCCTGCTCTGGGAAACGAATTCATTTCCCTGATTCTGGGCAGCAGTCTGGCTTCTGCGGTCACCATCACCGAACTGTTCCGGCAGGGGAGCCTGATCATCGGGGCCACCTACCGGCAGTTTGAAACTTATGCGGTGCTGGCGGTGGTCTACTTCTTGATCACCTTCAGTTTGACCCGTCTCATTCGCTTTCTGGAACGCAAATACACCAGAGGGTTGCAGGCCGAAAATCAGGACCGCCGGGTGATCTGACAGGGTAGATCCAAAGTCGCTGTTCGGGCGATGCAAACAGAAAGAGCCGTCAGCTGTCAGCCAGAAGGAAAGTCTTCTTCCAGTCGTTTGAGCCTGCAAAACCTGATGGGGCTTTGCCTTTTGGTCTTGCTCTTTTCGAAAGCAAACGCTTTTGGGTAGGCTTTTCGCTGAACGCTAACCGCTTTCTCAGTCGGCCTGTCAAACTTCAGACTTTGCATTTACCCTGGATGACCTGAAATGAAAACCCCTTGCTGAAAGGCAAGGGGGCAAGCAGAGGTGAAGGGAATTAAACCCGCACACCATCCACGGTGGTCACAGGCTCTGCGGTCAGACGCTTGAACTTCATGATTCTGGGAACGGCTGCCAGAGCGGTCAGCACCAGAACAAAGTACCTGAGGAATTCACCTGCTGCGCTGTGTTCCATTTCATCGGACAGCACCAGTTTGGGACCCACATACACCACAGCAACCAAAAGCAGGCCCACCAGAGCGGTCAGGGCTTTGCCTCCTGCGGTTCTGGGGGACTCGTATTTGCCACTGCAAATCAAAGCACCAGTCAGCACAGCAAAACTGAGGGCCAGCTCTGGAAGCAGCAAGGCCAGACCCAGACCGGCAATCCCGGTGATCACTCTGGCGATGGTGTTCAGACCGGGCACCTGCACAAAAGCAGCGGTCAGCACGAACAGGCCACCCAGCAGCAAACCTGCCACCACATCGGAAGGGAAGTGCACCCCCAGCACCATGCGGGACAGGCCAACCAGAACCACCACCACCACAGCCAGCACCCAGAACCAACTTTTCTTGATTTGGGTGGCAGCAATCCACCACATGGTGGCGCTCATCTGGGCATGACCGCTGGGCAGACCGGGGCCGGTGCCGGTGGCTTTGGCGGCTTCGGTGGCCAGCTCGGGTTTGAGGTCGTAAGGACGGGGGTAATTCAGGGTGTCCTTGATCAGGGTGTTGACCAGCAGACTGATCCCGAACCACACCCCGAGTTGCCTGCCTCCAGCAGGATTCACCAGCCAGTAATACAGGGCCAGCAGGGCAATGAAAGCCATGTCGCTTCCAAAGTTGGTCATGAACAGCCAAAAGCCCTGCAAACCTCCAAAAATGCTTTGCAATTGCTCAATCAGTTGCATGTTTCACATTCTACTGATTTTGTGGTTTTTGGAAATTCAGGTTTTCCAGAACTCAAGGGATGGGCGGAACAGGCAAGATGGGGTTGATGGGTACAGCCGGATACTGGTCCCGAATGGCCTGTGCGATGCCGTAAGCAATGCGCTGCAAGTGCACATCGTTCCTGAGGTTTTCGCTGTCCAACAGGTGGCTGGCAAACCCCACCTCCACCAGAGCAGAAGGCACAAAGGTTTCTTTGATCACCACAAAAGGGGCCCTCTTGACCCCTCTGGAGGTGTGCCCAGTCATTTCAATCATGCGGTTTTGCAGGGCCTGTGCGAAAGTTTGGCTCTGGGGGGTGTAATACCACGTTTCGATGCCAGCTCCGTTTCCACCCGAGTCGCTGTTCACATGGATGCTGACAAAGTACTGCTGCGGCGGACGGCCCATCGCTGCTCTGGCCCGCAAGTCCCGGTCTTTGATGGGGCTCAGGTCCACGTCCCGGTCCCGGGTCAGGGTCACAAGGGCTCCAGCTTGAGACAGGTAATCGCGCACCAACAGGGCAATTTTCAGGGTCACTTCTTTTTCAATGACCCCTCCCACAGCACCGGGATCGCTGCCCCCGTGACCGGGGTCCAGCACAATCTGGCTGTTGGTTGGAAAAAAGGCAAGCGGAGGTGGCAAAAAGGGATCAATGCGCAACATCGCTGCAGAGAAATCCAGCACCAGACGAAACGAAGCGCTCTCCTCACTGGGAGGGAGGGGCAAAAGTTTCAGGCCTTTTTGCTCGGTGACCTGAAAAGGGGTTTTGAAGCGCACCGTGACCCCCTCTGGATCTGCAAGGTAAGACCACGACTGCACATCCTGCGGGTTGATGGTGCCAGAGAGGGCTTCGGCCTGCACGCCCGTCAGGCGGATCTGGATCCCATCGGGCAGGTAACTGACCAGATAAGGGGTGTTGGGGGGCAAATCCAGCACCACCCTTGTGAACCCTTCCCGTTTGGCAAATCGGGGAACAGGCAGCACACCCTGAGCAAGCGCACTGGAGAGGACGAGGGAAGAAAGCAAAACCGTGAAAAAACGCCTGAGGTGCTGCACCTTTCCGTAGTACCTTAAAAGCATGCGTCATCGCAACTGGGACAACTTTCATGAAGACCTGGTCGAACAGTACCAAGTCCACTCGACCCGAGAAATCCATCCACGGCCCCGCCAGATTCTGGTGGACCACGTGGAAACCCACAGTGGGATGCAGTTTGAGTACGTGTACCGCCCTCTGGGAGCGGCAGCGGTGTTCGTGCTACCCATCACCTCAGATGGACAGGTGGCCTTGATCCGCCAGTACCGTCACCCCCTGCGCCGTGAAATCATTGAAATTCCAGCAGGCAGTGTGGAACCCGGCGAAGACATCTTCGAGTGTGCCAAACGGGAACTGCTGGAAGAGGTGGGCGGAACCGCAGAAGAATGGCATCCCCTGCCTGCTTTCTTCCCGCAACCGGCTTTCACAGGAGCGATTTTTTATCCTTTTCTGGCTCTGGGTGTGACCCTCGGAGAGCCCCAACTGGAGGAAACCGAGTTCATCACCCTGCAACCCACCCCCCTGCCAGAGGTCTACCGCATGCTGGATGCCGGAGAAATTCTGGACGGCAATTCGGTGATTGCCCTGTATCAGGCCCGTCCTTTGCTGGTCCAGAGGGGCCTGCTGTAATTTTTTATGGTGCTCTTCACCACCCTGAAACACCCCACAGAGCATCAGGAGGACATCAAAGGTTCGGATTTTCTGGTGTATGCCTCCAGAGCCGACACCCCTGAAAGTGCCCTGCAATTTGTGCAGGCCATCCGCCAGAAACACCCTGAAGCCACCCACGTGTGCTGGGCCTACAAAATTGAGCAGCAATACCGCTTCAACGACGATGGGGAGCCGGGAGGAACTGCCGGACAACCCATCTTGCGTGCCATCGAAGGACAGGGACTGGACCACACAGTGGTGGCCGTGGTGCGCTATTACGGCGGAACCAAACTCGGGGCTGGAGGGCTGGCACGGGCTTACGGAGGCACGGCAGCAGAAGCCCTCCGGTTGGCCGAAAAGCATCAGGAATTGCCCAGAGTGCAGCTTTCCATTCAGGTGCCTTTCGAACTGGCAAACGTGATGTACCGCCTGCTGGAAAATTACACCCTGTTTGAGCGTTCAGATGAGTACACCGATCAGGGCCTCACCCTGCACCTGACCTTGCTGGCCTCTGAAGTGGAGGCTCTGGAAATTCAAGTTCGGGACGCTTCCAGAGGGCAGGCAAGCTGGACTGTGCACTCATGAATTGACCGTGAGGTCAACCCTGAAGAAAACAGGCGCTTTTACTCTTTGTTTAAAACCCTCATTCAGGATTTTTCTCTTTGCAGGACATTTTGTTCTCTGCATGAAAATCCCTGAGTGAGGGCCCGGATTTAATGTTTGTTTACGCACACATCATGCCGCATGCTTAGCGTGATGGGCAGATGAACGTGCCATGGACGGGGGCTGAAAGCCCTGCTCTGGCATGGACTTCAAAACTTTTCAAGATTGTCTATAGAAAGTGGGGAAACACCATGCGCAAAAGGTTGATTTTGACCGCCGCCATCCTTCTGAGTGCACCCATGGCATTTGCACAAGACACCACGACCACCAGTGCCCCTGTGACCGTCAGTGACGTTCCAGCCGGCCACTGGGCCGAAGAAGCCGTGCGTTACGCCGTGGCCAACGGTCTGGTGGAAGGTTTTCCAGATGGCACCTTCCGGGGCAATGAAAACCTGACCCGTTACCAGATGGCCCTGATCCTCTACCGTCTGGTGAACAGCCCCAACATGAAAAATGTCGATGATGCGGGCCTCACCCTGATCAAAAACGCTCTGGACGAGCTGTCCGGTGAATTTGATGCCATTCGAGCCACCCTTGAAGCCGGTGAACAGGCCGATCAGGACCGCGATGACCGCATTGCCGCTCTGGAAGAGCAGGTGGAAGCTCTGGTCGAAGAACTGCGCATCACCCGGGAAGACTTGGCTGCTGCCCGAGAGCAAATCGCCACGGTGCAAGCCACCCCCGGCCCTCAAGGTCCTGCTGGTCCACAGGGTCCTGCCGGTGAAACAGGTCCTCAGGGTCCCGCTGGTCCTCAAGGTCCTGCCGGTCCTGCTGGAGAAACGGGTGCCCAGGGTCCTGCTGGAGAACCCGGCCCTGCTGGCCCTCAGGGTCCTGCCGGTGAAACAGGTCCTCAGGGTCCCGCTGGTCCTGCTGGTGAGACAGGTCCCCAGGGTCCTGCTGGTGAAACGGGTCCTCAGGGTCCCGCTGGAGAACCCGGTCCTGCTGGCCCTCAGGGTCCTGCGGGTGAACCCGGCACCAGTGGCACTGTGACCACCACCCCCAACGTGGACATCGTTCCTGATCCTGTCGGCACCACTCCTGACACCACCACAGAGCCTGTCAACAACGACTTCACGGTCAGTGCACCTGTGTACAGCCCGAGGTTCTCTGTGGCACTCACAGGCTCTGCCAGCCTGAATGAAAGCACTTCTTTTCAGGACCGTCTGGAATTTGGTGGCATGATCGGCGTGAACCGCGTGTTCGGCAACACCGGTCTGCGTCTGGGGGCTTCCTACCGTCCCAGCAATCAGGCTCTGGACGTGAATGCCAACCTGATCGCCGAATTTGACAACGGTGCCCGCTTCACCCCCTATCTGGGTCTGGGTGCAGGCTGGAAACAGGCCCCCCTGCAAAATGGCAGTGGAACCGGATCGGACTTCTACATCGGTGGTGTGGTCGGTGCCAAATTTGACATCAACGAACGCATCGCCCTGTTCGGTGAGTTTGATCCCCAGTACAACCTGACCACCAACACCGTGGACGCAGCAGGCAATCTGGGTGTGAAATCCAGAATCGGTGTGAAGTTCAGCTTCTGAACCTGAGCACCTGAACCTTCAACACCAAAGAGCAGCAGGAGTAACCCTGCTGCTCTTTGGGTTTTGGGAAAGGCCGAGGGCCGAGAGCCTAGGGCAAGAACAGCC
The nucleotide sequence above comes from Deinococcus misasensis DSM 22328. Encoded proteins:
- a CDS encoding amino acid ABC transporter permease produces the protein MNIAEVLEGFKTVFEGDRPRLLWTATVMTLQISLSALGVGLVAGGLIAVLRLWRVPVLSQLGHAYVTFVRGIPLIVQLSVVYYGLPALGIYLDAFPAAVLALGLYSAAYVSEIIRGGLQSIPRGQIEAARSLGLSNLQTLQSVILPQAMMFILPALGNEFISLILGSSLASAVTITELFRQGSLIIGATYRQFETYAVLAVVYFLITFSLTRLIRFLERKYTRGLQAENQDRRVI
- a CDS encoding phosphatase PAP2 family protein; this translates as MQLIEQLQSIFGGLQGFWLFMTNFGSDMAFIALLALYYWLVNPAGGRQLGVWFGISLLVNTLIKDTLNYPRPYDLKPELATEAAKATGTGPGLPSGHAQMSATMWWIAATQIKKSWFWVLAVVVVVLVGLSRMVLGVHFPSDVVAGLLLGGLFVLTAAFVQVPGLNTIARVITGIAGLGLALLLPELALSFAVLTGALICSGKYESPRTAGGKALTALVGLLLVAVVYVGPKLVLSDEMEHSAAGEFLRYFVLVLTALAAVPRIMKFKRLTAEPVTTVDGVRV
- a CDS encoding N-acetylmuramoyl-L-alanine amidase family protein; its protein translation is MLLRYYGKVQHLRRFFTVLLSSLVLSSALAQGVLPVPRFAKREGFTRVVLDLPPNTPYLVSYLPDGIQIRLTGVQAEALSGTINPQDVQSWSYLADPEGVTVRFKTPFQVTEQKGLKLLPLPPSEESASFRLVLDFSAAMLRIDPFLPPPLAFFPTNSQIVLDPGHGGSDPGAVGGVIEKEVTLKIALLVRDYLSQAGALVTLTRDRDVDLSPIKDRDLRARAAMGRPPQQYFVSIHVNSDSGGNGAGIETWYYTPQSQTFAQALQNRMIEMTGHTSRGVKRAPFVVIKETFVPSALVEVGFASHLLDSENLRNDVHLQRIAYGIAQAIRDQYPAVPINPILPVPPIP
- a CDS encoding NUDIX domain-containing protein → MRHRNWDNFHEDLVEQYQVHSTREIHPRPRQILVDHVETHSGMQFEYVYRPLGAAAVFVLPITSDGQVALIRQYRHPLRREIIEIPAGSVEPGEDIFECAKRELLEEVGGTAEEWHPLPAFFPQPAFTGAIFYPFLALGVTLGEPQLEETEFITLQPTPLPEVYRMLDAGEILDGNSVIALYQARPLLVQRGLL
- a CDS encoding IMPACT family protein, with the protein product MVLFTTLKHPTEHQEDIKGSDFLVYASRADTPESALQFVQAIRQKHPEATHVCWAYKIEQQYRFNDDGEPGGTAGQPILRAIEGQGLDHTVVAVVRYYGGTKLGAGGLARAYGGTAAEALRLAEKHQELPRVQLSIQVPFELANVMYRLLENYTLFERSDEYTDQGLTLHLTLLASEVEALEIQVRDASRGQASWTVHS
- a CDS encoding S-layer homology domain-containing protein, with translation MRKRLILTAAILLSAPMAFAQDTTTTSAPVTVSDVPAGHWAEEAVRYAVANGLVEGFPDGTFRGNENLTRYQMALILYRLVNSPNMKNVDDAGLTLIKNALDELSGEFDAIRATLEAGEQADQDRDDRIAALEEQVEALVEELRITREDLAAAREQIATVQATPGPQGPAGPQGPAGETGPQGPAGPQGPAGPAGETGAQGPAGEPGPAGPQGPAGETGPQGPAGPAGETGPQGPAGETGPQGPAGEPGPAGPQGPAGEPGTSGTVTTTPNVDIVPDPVGTTPDTTTEPVNNDFTVSAPVYSPRFSVALTGSASLNESTSFQDRLEFGGMIGVNRVFGNTGLRLGASYRPSNQALDVNANLIAEFDNGARFTPYLGLGAGWKQAPLQNGSGTGSDFYIGGVVGAKFDINERIALFGEFDPQYNLTTNTVDAAGNLGVKSRIGVKFSF